From a region of the Streptococcus ruminantium genome:
- a CDS encoding acyltransferase family protein has protein sequence MILTQKESQVLKGIAILLMLFHHLFAFKERIPNDMVFSDLTVIIAKFGNLCVPIFLFISGYGLAKINKRTHADFGNRIKKFFLHYWLVFLVFVPLCLLAGNIEITPLNFIFNLFALKTTYNGEWWFATLYTLLLLVVPYFYRLSSKSILILTLSITVAHFILYRVLPAEILYFIPNFTPTIAFGLGFITVRIEPIISKNLENYLKKFDNPLGIMLLCTIFLLLVIIGARVPSFMNIACPVYILYLKHIYIYIYKIINVNWLEGLLVKLGNRSLFMWLTHSFYCYKLIPHIIYFTENAIIIFLLLVFISYMTAVVLEWLYRLLFKFFNWRWVS, from the coding sequence ATGATTTTAACGCAAAAAGAAAGCCAAGTGTTGAAAGGGATAGCAATTTTATTGATGCTGTTTCATCATTTATTTGCGTTTAAAGAACGTATACCTAATGATATGGTTTTTTCAGATTTGACAGTTATCATAGCAAAATTTGGTAATCTTTGCGTCCCAATTTTCTTGTTCATAAGCGGTTATGGTTTGGCTAAGATAAACAAGAGAACTCATGCTGATTTTGGAAATAGAATAAAAAAATTTTTTCTGCATTATTGGTTGGTCTTCCTAGTCTTTGTTCCGTTATGCTTATTAGCCGGAAACATAGAAATTACTCCTTTGAATTTCATTTTCAATCTATTTGCTTTAAAAACTACATACAATGGTGAATGGTGGTTTGCGACCCTCTATACTCTCCTTCTGCTGGTGGTCCCTTACTTTTATAGATTGTCAAGCAAGAGTATTCTAATATTAACTTTATCCATTACAGTAGCTCATTTTATCTTATATAGAGTCTTACCAGCAGAAATCCTATATTTCATTCCAAACTTTACTCCTACTATTGCTTTTGGATTGGGGTTTATTACTGTTAGGATTGAGCCAATTATCTCAAAGAATCTAGAGAATTACCTTAAAAAGTTTGATAATCCACTAGGAATAATGCTTTTGTGTACCATTTTTTTACTGCTAGTCATAATCGGAGCACGTGTACCTAGTTTTATGAATATAGCTTGTCCTGTATATATTTTATACTTGAAGCATATATATATATATATATATAAGATAATCAATGTCAATTGGTTAGAAGGATTATTGGTGAAATTAGGGAATCGTAGTCTCTTTATGTGGTTGACACATAGTTTCTATTGTTATAAACTGATTCCCCATATAATTTATTTTACCGAAAACGCAATAATAATTTTTCTATTGCTGGTATTCATCTCATATATGACGGCAGTAGTATTAGAATGGTTATATCGGCTTTTGTTCAAGTTTTTTAATTGGAGATGGGTATCATAG
- a CDS encoding DUF1919 domain-containing protein has product MNIEKIKNKLKPIIYPIINFIPRKRLRNKKFTIICDNCWAGKVYQELGLPYQTPFVGMFIFSPDYIKLLKNLEHYLRFGGASLRFVKQSKYISDFNQAYPLALLDDIELHFLHYKSEEEAAEKWQRRLARIHWDNLYFKFNDNDQCNYDLMKEFEKLPYKSKVIFSSKNYEDLPSLVHFKSKEKEGHVGIDLKIYHRYFNVVNWLNKGGTDLG; this is encoded by the coding sequence ATGAATATAGAGAAAATAAAGAATAAACTAAAACCGATTATTTATCCTATTATCAATTTTATCCCACGGAAACGCTTAAGGAACAAAAAGTTTACCATCATCTGTGATAACTGTTGGGCTGGAAAGGTCTACCAAGAGTTGGGACTTCCTTATCAGACACCATTTGTAGGAATGTTTATTTTCTCACCTGATTACATTAAATTACTTAAAAATTTGGAACATTATTTGAGATTTGGGGGAGCAAGTTTAAGGTTTGTGAAACAATCTAAGTATATTTCGGATTTTAATCAAGCTTATCCGCTGGCTCTTTTAGATGATATTGAGTTACACTTTTTACATTATAAGAGTGAAGAAGAAGCTGCTGAAAAGTGGCAACGCCGCTTAGCACGTATCCATTGGGATAATCTATATTTTAAATTTAATGATAATGATCAATGCAATTATGATCTGATGAAAGAGTTTGAAAAACTGCCATATAAGAGTAAGGTTATTTTCTCTTCAAAGAATTATGAAGATTTACCCTCTTTGGTACATTTTAAGTCAAAGGAAAAAGAAGGTCATGTAGGTATTGATTTAAAGATTTACCATCGTTATTTCAATGTAGTAAACTGGCTGAATAAAGGTGGGACGGATTTAGGATAG
- a CDS encoding glycosyltransferase family 4 protein translates to MKRILYLHAGAELYGADKVLLELIKGLDKQEFEAHVILPNDGVLVSALQDVGAKVEVMDYPILRRKYFNPKGILEYFTSYSRYSKQIAQYAKANHIDLVHNNTTAVLEGIYLKRRLKLPLLWHVHEIIVKPKVISDFINFLMGRYADKIITVSEAVASHIKNSRFISDEQVSVVYNGVDNNVYHPMNDQSVRQKFGISTSALVIGMVGRINAWKGQGDFLEAVVPILEQNPKAIAFIAGSAFDGEEWRVKELEDKISSLSVASQIKRIDYYVNTTELYNMFDIFVLPSTNPDPLPTVVLEAMACGKPVVGYRHGGVCEMVKEDENGLLAQPNHPKELSKIIEAMLIDDVQRATFGKSSIDRQKKLFSLESYIANFSKIYKGL, encoded by the coding sequence ATGAAGAGAATTTTATATCTCCATGCAGGAGCTGAGCTTTATGGTGCAGACAAGGTTCTTTTGGAGCTGATAAAGGGATTGGATAAGCAGGAATTTGAGGCACACGTCATTTTACCGAATGATGGGGTATTGGTTTCGGCACTTCAGGATGTAGGCGCAAAAGTTGAAGTCATGGACTATCCTATTTTGCGTCGTAAGTACTTTAATCCAAAAGGAATCTTGGAGTATTTTACATCGTATAGTCGTTATTCTAAACAAATTGCACAATATGCTAAAGCAAATCATATTGATCTAGTTCACAATAATACCACTGCCGTTTTAGAAGGGATCTACTTAAAAAGAAGATTGAAATTACCTCTGTTGTGGCATGTTCATGAGATTATTGTAAAGCCAAAAGTAATCTCTGACTTTATCAATTTTTTGATGGGGCGCTATGCAGACAAAATTATAACAGTATCAGAAGCTGTGGCTAGTCATATAAAAAATTCTCGTTTTATAAGCGATGAGCAAGTCAGTGTTGTCTATAATGGTGTGGATAATAATGTGTATCATCCAATGAATGATCAGTCGGTTCGTCAGAAATTTGGTATCAGCACCTCTGCACTTGTTATTGGAATGGTTGGTCGTATCAATGCTTGGAAAGGGCAAGGGGATTTTTTGGAAGCAGTTGTTCCAATTTTGGAACAGAATCCAAAAGCTATTGCTTTTATAGCCGGTAGTGCCTTTGATGGAGAGGAATGGCGGGTAAAAGAGCTAGAAGATAAAATCTCAAGCTTATCCGTTGCCTCTCAGATAAAACGAATTGATTATTATGTCAATACAACGGAACTTTATAATATGTTTGATATTTTTGTCCTACCAAGTACCAATCCGGACCCTCTTCCTACTGTAGTTCTTGAAGCTATGGCTTGCGGTAAGCCAGTTGTAGGTTATCGACATGGTGGTGTCTGTGAAATGGTAAAAGAAGATGAAAATGGACTCTTAGCTCAGCCTAATCATCCGAAGGAGTTGTCAAAGATCATTGAAGCCATGTTAATAGATGATGTGCAGCGAGCAACTTTTGGAAAAAGTTCTATAGATCGCCAGAAAAAACTTTTTTCATTGGAAAGTTACATTGCTAATTTTTCAAAAATTTACAAAGGTTTATAA
- the cps2T gene encoding beta 1-4 rhamnosyltransferase Cps2T — MRSVYIIGSKGIPAKYGGFETFVEKLTEYQQSSDIKYYVACMRENSEKSGIEEDYFEHNGATCFNVYVPKIGPARAIYYDIAALRKAVLLAKQKNDVAPIFYVLACRIGPFIQYFKKEIEKIGGKLFVNPDGHEWLREKWSYPVRRYWKLSERLMVKHADLLVCDSKNIERYIQEDYKKYLPKTTYIAYGTDLSRSQFTPTDKEINDWFHANNIKENGYYLVVGRFVPENNYETMIREFMKSNSKKDFVLITNVEQNAFYNKLRKETGFDQDPRIKFVGTVYNQELLKYIRENAFAYLHGHEVGGTNPSLLEALASTKLNLLLDVGFNREVGEDGAIYWNKEDLNQVIAEAELLTEEKVIEYDIKSTQEVVNRFSWKFIVDEYETLFKGQR, encoded by the coding sequence ATGAGGTCAGTTTATATCATTGGTTCCAAAGGAATTCCAGCTAAATATGGAGGCTTTGAGACCTTTGTCGAAAAATTAACAGAATATCAACAATCTAGCGACATAAAATACTATGTGGCGTGTATGCGAGAAAATTCAGAAAAGTCTGGGATAGAAGAAGATTACTTTGAGCATAATGGAGCAACTTGTTTTAATGTATATGTTCCCAAAATTGGACCAGCTCGTGCTATTTATTATGACATAGCTGCTTTGCGAAAAGCAGTTCTACTGGCTAAACAAAAAAATGATGTTGCTCCTATTTTTTACGTATTGGCATGTAGGATAGGACCATTTATTCAGTATTTTAAAAAGGAAATTGAGAAAATAGGTGGGAAGCTATTTGTCAATCCAGATGGTCATGAGTGGTTAAGAGAAAAGTGGAGCTATCCAGTTCGTCGCTATTGGAAGTTATCTGAACGTTTAATGGTAAAACATGCCGATTTGTTAGTATGTGATAGCAAGAATATTGAAAGATATATTCAGGAAGATTATAAGAAATATTTACCGAAAACAACTTATATCGCATATGGTACAGATTTGTCACGCTCGCAATTTACACCTACTGATAAAGAGATAAACGATTGGTTTCACGCAAATAATATCAAGGAAAATGGATATTATTTAGTTGTTGGTCGATTTGTTCCAGAGAATAACTATGAGACCATGATTCGTGAGTTTATGAAATCAAACTCAAAAAAAGATTTTGTATTGATTACCAATGTTGAACAAAACGCCTTCTACAATAAGTTGAGGAAGGAAACGGGGTTTGATCAGGATCCAAGAATTAAGTTTGTAGGCACAGTCTATAATCAAGAACTTCTAAAATATATTCGAGAAAATGCTTTTGCATATCTTCATGGACATGAAGTAGGAGGGACCAATCCTTCACTTCTGGAGGCATTGGCTTCAACGAAATTAAATCTCCTTCTGGATGTAGGTTTTAATCGTGAAGTTGGAGAAGATGGTGCGATTTATTGGAACAAGGAAGATCTTAATCAGGTGATTGCAGAAGCTGAGCTTTTGACTGAAGAAAAAGTTATAGAATACGATATAAAGTCAACACAAGAGGTTGTGAATAGATTTTCTTGGAAATTCATTGTTGACGAATACGAAACATTGTTTAAAGGACAGAGATGA
- a CDS encoding sugar transferase, whose protein sequence is MNNIKKYRQLRLAFIELVAVVLSVFLTSRFPDSDLSRTGILLILLLHFIVFYISGISIDIESRGYLIELEKTLVYSLLFALLLTFTSFMLEDGFKISRRGVVYFSTLNFSFIYILNCLVRRYRHIFLTTVEQQRKTLLVTTGEYLDRMRGLLESEALPAKQLAGIVIMGEAAGDIALNIPRVSYGEAVEFATREVVDHVFISLPSDSYDLKNFVSEFEILGIDVSIDINTFDFQALKNKKIQQIGNHSIVTFSSSFHKPSHIFFKRFLDIVGALIGLVICGLVSILLVPLIRKDGGPAIFVQKRVGKNGRIFKFYKFRSMYMDAEERKKELLAQNQMQGGMFKMDNDPRITPIGHFIRKTSIDELPQFYNVLIGDMSLVGTRPPTVDEFERYTPSQKRRLSFKPGITGLWQVSGRSNITDFDEIVKLDVGYIDNWTIWLDIKILLKTVKVVVMREGSK, encoded by the coding sequence ATGAATAATATAAAAAAATATCGTCAGCTACGCTTGGCGTTTATCGAACTAGTAGCAGTTGTTCTATCTGTTTTTCTAACTAGTCGATTTCCAGATTCTGACCTTAGTCGTACAGGCATTTTGTTAATTTTATTATTACATTTTATTGTCTTTTATATTTCTGGAATTTCGATAGATATTGAAAGTAGGGGCTACTTAATTGAGCTTGAAAAAACTTTAGTCTATAGTCTGTTATTTGCATTATTGCTGACTTTTACATCTTTTATGCTAGAAGATGGTTTTAAAATTTCAAGAAGAGGGGTTGTTTATTTTTCGACTCTTAACTTTAGTTTTATCTATATCTTGAACTGCTTAGTAAGGCGTTATAGACATATTTTTCTTACTACAGTGGAACAGCAAAGAAAGACATTGCTAGTGACGACCGGTGAGTATTTGGACCGGATGAGAGGTTTGCTTGAATCTGAGGCTTTACCAGCTAAACAGTTGGCAGGTATCGTTATCATGGGGGAAGCTGCTGGTGATATAGCACTTAATATTCCAAGGGTTTCTTATGGTGAGGCTGTAGAGTTTGCTACTCGTGAGGTAGTAGATCACGTTTTTATTAGTCTTCCAAGTGACTCTTATGATTTGAAAAACTTCGTTTCAGAATTTGAAATACTAGGCATTGATGTGAGTATTGATATCAATACCTTTGATTTTCAAGCTTTAAAAAATAAAAAAATTCAGCAGATTGGCAATCACAGTATCGTTACCTTTTCTTCCAGCTTTCATAAGCCCAGTCATATATTTTTTAAACGTTTTTTGGATATTGTTGGTGCCCTTATTGGCTTGGTTATTTGTGGTCTAGTTTCTATTCTATTGGTTCCATTGATTCGCAAAGACGGAGGTCCAGCTATCTTTGTCCAAAAACGTGTCGGGAAAAATGGTAGGATTTTTAAGTTTTATAAATTTCGTTCAATGTACATGGATGCTGAGGAACGCAAGAAAGAGTTGTTAGCTCAGAACCAGATGCAAGGAGGAATGTTTAAGATGGATAATGATCCTAGGATTACTCCTATTGGACACTTTATCCGAAAAACAAGTATTGACGAGTTGCCACAGTTCTATAATGTCCTAATTGGTGATATGAGCCTAGTAGGGACTCGCCCTCCAACAGTGGATGAGTTTGAACGCTATACTCCAAGTCAAAAGCGTCGCTTGAGCTTTAAGCCAGGAATCACCGGTCTTTGGCAAGTAAGTGGACGAAGTAATATCACTGATTTTGACGAAATTGTAAAATTAGATGTAGGCTATATTGACAATTGGACCATCTGGTTGGATATAAAAATTTTATTGAAGACCGTGAAGGTTGTTGTGATGAGAGAAGGAAGTAAGTGA
- the cps4B gene encoding capsular polysaccharide biosynthesis protein Cps4B, with product MIDVHSHIIFGVDDGPKTLEESVNLIGEAHRQGVRLIVATSHRRKGMFETPEKIIMENFIHVKEAIKVAYPDMVLCYGGELYYSKDILDKLEKKKVPTLNGTRYILLEFSMNTPWKEIQEAVNEVILLGLTPLIAHIERYNALAFQAERVEELIDKGCYTQVNSNHVLKPGLIGDRAKEFKKRVRYFLEQDLVHCVASDMHNLTARPPFMKEAYILIREEFGEEKAKLLFKKNPLLLLKNQVL from the coding sequence ATGATTGATGTTCATTCGCATATTATTTTTGGTGTGGATGATGGCCCCAAAACACTTGAAGAAAGTGTCAATCTAATAGGGGAAGCACACCGTCAGGGAGTTCGTCTCATCGTTGCAACCTCACACAGACGAAAAGGGATGTTCGAGACTCCCGAGAAAATCATCATGGAAAATTTTATCCATGTAAAAGAGGCTATAAAGGTAGCTTATCCAGATATGGTTCTTTGCTATGGAGGAGAACTTTATTATAGTAAAGATATTTTGGATAAACTTGAGAAAAAAAAGGTTCCGACACTCAACGGGACGAGGTATATTCTTTTAGAGTTTAGTATGAATACCCCATGGAAGGAAATCCAAGAAGCAGTAAATGAAGTGATACTACTTGGACTGACTCCGCTTATCGCTCATATCGAACGCTATAACGCTCTTGCCTTCCAGGCAGAACGCGTAGAAGAGTTAATTGACAAAGGCTGTTATACTCAGGTTAATAGCAATCATGTCTTGAAACCAGGCCTAATTGGAGATCGTGCAAAAGAATTTAAAAAGCGTGTTCGGTATTTTTTAGAGCAAGATTTGGTACACTGTGTCGCAAGTGATATGCATAATCTGACAGCGAGACCTCCCTTTATGAAGGAAGCCTATATATTAATCAGAGAGGAATTCGGTGAAGAAAAAGCCAAATTGTTATTTAAGAAAAATCCTCTACTGTTATTGAAAAATCAGGTCCTGTGA
- a CDS encoding tyrosine-protein kinase, with product MATLEIARTKQELVHKTEEYFNAIRTNIQLSGEDIKVVGITSVQSNEGKSTTAASLAIAYARSGYKTILVDCDIRNSVMSGFFKPLTKITGLTDYLSGTTDLSQGLCDTNIPNLTVIESGKVSPNPTALLQSKNFENLLATLRRYYDYVIVDCPPLGMVIDAAIIAQRCDAMVLVAEARQVKRSALKKVREQLEQTGTPFLGVILNKYDVASEKYGDYGNYGNYGNYGKKA from the coding sequence ATGGCAACACTAGAAATTGCACGTACGAAGCAAGAACTTGTTCACAAAACGGAAGAATATTTCAATGCTATCCGTACCAATATCCAACTAAGTGGAGAAGACATCAAAGTGGTTGGAATTACCTCTGTCCAATCGAATGAAGGAAAGAGTACAACGGCGGCGAGCCTTGCGATAGCCTATGCTCGTTCAGGTTATAAGACGATACTCGTTGACTGTGACATTAGAAACTCTGTGATGTCCGGCTTTTTCAAGCCGTTAACAAAGATTACTGGCTTGACGGATTATCTTTCAGGGACGACAGACTTATCGCAAGGTCTATGCGATACAAATATTCCAAACTTGACCGTCATTGAGTCTGGGAAAGTTTCTCCTAATCCAACTGCTTTGCTACAAAGTAAGAACTTTGAAAATTTACTAGCAACTCTTCGTCGCTATTATGATTACGTGATTGTTGACTGTCCGCCGCTAGGGATGGTGATTGACGCTGCCATCATTGCACAGAGATGTGATGCGATGGTCCTTGTTGCAGAAGCGCGACAGGTCAAACGTTCAGCCTTGAAAAAAGTTAGGGAACAGTTGGAACAAACAGGCACTCCTTTCCTAGGTGTCATCTTGAATAAGTACGATGTTGCTTCCGAAAAATATGGTGACTATGGAAATTATGGAAACTACGGGAATTATGGAAAGAAAGCCTGA
- a CDS encoding YveK family protein, with translation MNKQEMNTIEIDVLFLLKTIWRKKFFILLTALFAAGLAFIHSSFLVTPQYDSTTRIYVVSQNVEAGAGLTNQALQAGSYLVKDYKEIILSHDVLSQVKSELNLKGSLKSKVSVSIPLDTRIVSISVRDANPNEAARIANSLRTFAAKKIIEVTKVRDVTTLEEAVPADYPTTPNTRRNVLVGLLAGGMLAMTLVLVMEVLDDRVKRPQDIEEILEMPLLGVVPDSKKLK, from the coding sequence ATGAATAAACAAGAAATGAACACAATTGAAATCGATGTTTTGTTCCTACTGAAGACGATTTGGAGAAAGAAATTTTTTATCCTGTTGACAGCACTTTTTGCTGCAGGACTAGCCTTTATTCATAGTAGTTTTTTGGTAACTCCGCAGTACGATTCGACAACTCGTATTTACGTAGTCAGTCAAAATGTTGAAGCAGGAGCTGGTTTAACCAACCAAGCTCTTCAAGCGGGGTCTTACCTAGTAAAGGACTATAAGGAAATTATCTTATCTCATGATGTATTGAGTCAAGTAAAATCAGAATTAAATTTAAAGGGAAGTTTGAAATCAAAGGTTTCTGTATCAATTCCTTTGGATACCCGTATTGTTTCTATCTCTGTACGCGATGCCAATCCAAATGAAGCGGCTCGTATTGCAAATAGCCTTCGCACATTCGCTGCAAAAAAGATTATTGAAGTTACAAAGGTGAGGGATGTAACGACACTTGAAGAGGCTGTCCCAGCGGATTATCCAACAACTCCGAACACCAGACGAAATGTTCTTGTCGGTTTGTTGGCAGGTGGTATGCTTGCAATGACTCTCGTTTTGGTTATGGAAGTGTTAGACGATCGTGTAAAACGTCCGCAAGATATCGAAGAAATATTGGAAATGCCGCTTCTTGGTGTAGTTCCAGATTCGAAGAAATTGAAGTAG
- the cpsA gene encoding LCP family glycopolymer transferase CpsA, with product MKNRRGQWKSSKLKLVNLALWGLYTITVCLFLAIMYRYNILDFRCLNYIVTVILAGVAMLTAWLMWCRKARMFTVLLLILSLFVTFVGIYGMREVVAFSSRLQSNSTFSEYEMSILVPATSEVTDVHQLNRLLAPASYDQENVSSLLSDISKMESVQLTTSPTSSYLTAYRAMMNGEAQAMVLNGVFTNILESEDPEFSSKVKKIYSFKMVKAAEPIAEQINGDSFNIYISGIDTYGSISSVARSDVNIIMTVNRKTKKILLTTTPRDSYVAIADGGQGQYDKLTHAGLYGVQASVHTLENLYGITISNYIRLNFTSFLQLIDLVGGIDVYNEQEFTSLHGNYHFPVGENHLTAEQALSFVRERYSLANGDNDRGQNQEKVVTALIKKLGSPENLRNYQAILSGLEGSIQTNLSLETIIGLINTQLESGTQFTVESQALAGTGRSDLPSYAMPGSQLYMMDINQDSLERVKSAIQSVLDGK from the coding sequence ATGAAAAACAGACGAGGGCAATGGAAATCATCCAAGCTCAAACTAGTAAATCTGGCTCTTTGGGGACTATACACCATTACTGTGTGTCTATTTCTGGCGATTATGTATCGCTATAACATCTTAGATTTTCGATGTCTGAACTATATTGTTACAGTGATCTTGGCAGGGGTAGCGATGTTGACAGCATGGTTGATGTGGTGCAGGAAAGCACGCATGTTTACAGTGTTACTTCTTATTCTGTCTCTATTTGTAACTTTCGTTGGAATCTATGGGATGCGAGAGGTTGTAGCATTTTCAAGTAGACTCCAATCAAACTCTACATTTTCAGAATATGAGATGAGTATTCTTGTCCCAGCGACTAGTGAGGTTACAGATGTCCATCAGCTTAATCGTTTGCTTGCTCCTGCCAGCTACGATCAAGAAAATGTGTCTTCTCTGTTGAGTGATATCTCTAAAATGGAATCAGTTCAGCTAACAACAAGCCCAACTAGCTCTTATCTCACCGCTTATCGAGCAATGATGAATGGTGAGGCGCAAGCTATGGTTTTAAATGGTGTCTTCACAAATATCCTAGAAAGTGAAGATCCAGAATTTTCTTCAAAAGTGAAGAAAATTTATAGTTTTAAAATGGTTAAAGCAGCGGAGCCAATTGCTGAGCAAATCAATGGAGATAGTTTTAATATTTATATCAGCGGTATTGATACTTATGGATCTATTTCATCTGTTGCTCGTTCGGATGTGAACATTATCATGACGGTTAATCGTAAAACGAAAAAGATTTTGTTAACGACAACGCCACGAGATTCCTATGTAGCCATCGCAGATGGCGGTCAAGGACAGTATGACAAGTTGACTCATGCTGGACTCTATGGTGTTCAAGCTTCTGTTCATACTTTAGAAAATCTCTATGGTATAACTATTAGTAACTACATCCGTCTCAACTTCACCTCCTTCCTTCAGCTGATTGATTTAGTTGGTGGAATTGATGTTTATAATGAGCAAGAATTTACTAGCTTACATGGGAACTATCATTTCCCCGTGGGGGAGAATCATCTGACTGCTGAGCAAGCGCTTAGTTTTGTTCGCGAGCGTTATTCACTTGCTAATGGTGATAATGACCGAGGGCAAAACCAAGAAAAGGTTGTCACTGCCCTTATTAAAAAATTAGGCTCTCCTGAGAATCTACGCAATTATCAAGCGATTTTGTCAGGGTTGGAAGGTTCGATCCAAACGAATCTGAGTCTTGAAACTATTATAGGTCTTATCAATACCCAGTTGGAATCTGGAACGCAATTTACAGTTGAATCACAAGCTTTAGCAGGAACTGGTCGTTCAGACTTGCCATCTTATGCCATGCCGGGCTCGCAGCTTTATATGATGGACATTAACCAAGATAGCCTTGAACGAGTAAAATCAGCGATTCAGTCTGTATTAGATGGAAAATAA
- the yaaA gene encoding peroxide stress protein YaaA — MKLIIPNAKELNTNLENFPFQDLSEKSEPILEVIGKLSLEELSAFYKLPESRAQLEFDRWQRIQSRQAKSYPAWQLYDGLMYRYMDRRDVTEEEISYLKTHVRLATALYGLINPFELISPHRLDFQGSLKIGQQSLKQYWRSYYDQEVADDDVILSLASSEFEQVFSPRTRERLIKVIFMEERVGELKIHSTISKKGRGRMLSWLAKHNIQELSDLRTFQLDGFRYCSKRSTETQFTFIRLADNVNF; from the coding sequence ATGAAACTGATTATTCCAAATGCTAAAGAGTTGAATACAAATCTGGAGAATTTTCCTTTTCAGGATTTATCTGAAAAAAGTGAGCCTATCTTAGAAGTGATTGGTAAGCTTAGTTTGGAAGAACTATCAGCCTTCTACAAATTGCCCGAATCAAGAGCTCAGCTAGAATTTGATCGTTGGCAGAGAATTCAATCAAGGCAGGCCAAATCCTACCCTGCCTGGCAACTATATGATGGTCTCATGTATCGCTACATGGATCGGAGAGATGTGACGGAAGAGGAAATATCCTACCTTAAAACGCATGTCCGCTTAGCAACTGCTTTGTATGGTTTGATTAACCCATTTGAACTGATTTCTCCTCATCGTCTGGATTTTCAAGGCAGTCTAAAAATCGGTCAGCAGTCTTTGAAGCAATATTGGCGCTCATACTATGATCAAGAAGTAGCTGATGATGATGTCATCCTTTCTTTAGCCTCATCAGAATTTGAACAAGTATTCTCCCCACGAACTCGAGAGAGATTGATTAAAGTCATTTTCATGGAGGAAAGAGTAGGAGAGTTGAAGATCCATTCGACTATTTCTAAAAAAGGACGAGGAAGAATGTTGTCATGGTTGGCTAAACATAATATTCAAGAGTTATCAGATTTACGAACTTTCCAGCTAGATGGTTTCCGTTATTGTTCAAAGAGGTCGACAGAGACCCAATTCACCTTTATCCGTCTGGCAGATAATGTGAATTTTTGA